The segment GCCTTTGCGGCCTGCGGTATCGACGATGCGCCGGTGGATGCCTTGTGGGGCATCTACTTCGCGGCGCGCAATAACGTCGAACTCTATCCCGACGCCCTGCCCGGCCTTCTGCGCATTGCGAAAAAACTGCCGGTGGTCAGCATTTCCAACGGTAATGCGGACCTGGCCGTGATTGGCCTGGATCATCTGTTCCACACGCGGATTAATGCGAGTGGTGCAGGCGTGGCCAAACCGGATGCGCGGATTTTCCTCGCCGCGGCCGAGGCCCTGGGTCTCCCTCCGGGCGAGATTCTTCACGTTGGTGATGATCCGCTACTGGATGTCGTCGGTGCTCGCGATGCCGGTTTGAGAACTGTCTGGCTCAATCGCACGGGCGAGACGTGGTCCCATGGCCCGGCTCCTGACCTCGAATTCGCCGATATGACGGCTTTGGCCGATTGGGTTGACGCTTCCGCTGCGCCGGTTGGCTAGAATATGGATGCAATACCATTTAGTCATTGACGCGGCCATCAGTGCCGTGAGGCACGGGAGGCCTGATGTCGCCATTGATCGACCGGAAGTCCGGAAAGCGCTCCGTCACCACTATCGAGCTCGTGGATGCGGCCTCGTTGCCCACCATGGAGCAGAAGCTGGGTGCCACGCACCGGCAGTGGCTCACGTCGCTTGGCTTCCGTCCGACCATGGGCGCTGTCGCCGTCCTGCCGAACAATGCGGGTGGCATCTCCCGCGTCATCGTCGGCGTGGACCGCAAGGATCCGCTCGCCGCGCTGGGTAGCCTGCCGCAGCGCCTGCCGGACGGCATCTACCAGCTGAGCGAAGACTCGATCATCGAAGACCGCGAGCTGCTGGCCCTGGGCTGGGCGCTGGGCGCGTATCGCTTCGAGCGTTATCGCAAGGCCACCCGCCCCGTCGCGCAGCTGCTGGTCGAGCCTTCCACGCTGCGCGCCGTGCTGCCGCTGATGGAAGCGGTGTTCGAAGTGCGCGACCTCGTCAACACGCCGACCGAGGACATGGGCCCGGCGGAGCTTTCCGCGGCGATCCACGCGCACGCGACCGAGCACAAGGCGAAGGTCACGGAGTGGGTTGGCGACGAACTGCTCGAAAACAATTTCCCGACGATCCACGCCGTGGGTCGCGCCAGCCAT is part of the Luteibacter pinisoli genome and harbors:
- a CDS encoding HAD family hydrolase → MRPIRAVTLDLDDTLWPVLPALIEAEHCVDRWLKQHHPEVASAWPIEAMRELREKVAREHTHLAHDFSEQRRITIRQAFAACGIDDAPVDALWGIYFAARNNVELYPDALPGLLRIAKKLPVVSISNGNADLAVIGLDHLFHTRINASGAGVAKPDARIFLAAAEALGLPPGEILHVGDDPLLDVVGARDAGLRTVWLNRTGETWSHGPAPDLEFADMTALADWVDASAAPVG